A window of the Rhodospirillaceae bacterium genome harbors these coding sequences:
- the betC gene encoding choline-sulfatase, with protein sequence MATDKPNILFIMADQMSARALRYYGNRTTLTPNIDRLADEGVVFENCYCNLPMCAPSRASMMAGILPFTIDMYDNASEFHADIPTFAHYLRHLGYRVELSGKMHFVGPDQMHGFERRHTTEIYPANFAWTVDWSKGREYRPTNLTMAPILEAGLAVRTMQMDYDDEVEHFSVQALYDLARYCADRPFMLTVSFTSPHHPYVIDEKYWGLYDHDAIEAPATAPLDPDEMDHLSRNLHFCQARHLYDLTVEDRRTARHAYYGMISYIDEKVGRIVRTLEETGLADDTVVIFTADHGDMMGERGMWFKQHFFDWSGKVPFIVHAPNRWKPGRVTEAVSLVDLLPTLTDLASGGNFNGFVKPLDGASLLSALEGEKGGMTDTVVSEFAADGSTGVSRMVRQGPWKLMWLEGVDTLLYNLDDDPEEVNDLSADPAHAGQRAELEAILFEDWDPKAYTDIIAENQQQRLFIHRTTGGEPDYVNLVREGDDARYVRNAGAADTKAKARLPRVEPAQPSR encoded by the coding sequence ATGGCGACGGACAAGCCGAACATTCTGTTCATCATGGCCGACCAGATGAGCGCCCGGGCGCTCCGGTACTACGGCAACCGGACGACGCTGACGCCGAATATCGACCGTCTGGCCGACGAAGGCGTCGTCTTCGAGAACTGCTATTGCAACCTGCCGATGTGCGCGCCGTCCCGCGCCTCGATGATGGCCGGCATCCTGCCCTTCACCATCGACATGTACGACAATGCCTCGGAATTTCACGCCGACATCCCGACTTTCGCCCACTATCTGCGCCATCTCGGCTACCGGGTGGAGCTCAGCGGCAAGATGCATTTCGTCGGACCGGACCAGATGCACGGTTTCGAAAGGCGCCACACGACCGAAATCTATCCGGCCAATTTCGCGTGGACCGTCGACTGGTCGAAGGGGCGGGAATACCGGCCGACCAACCTGACCATGGCGCCGATCCTCGAGGCCGGCCTCGCCGTGCGCACCATGCAGATGGATTATGACGACGAAGTCGAGCATTTCAGCGTCCAGGCGCTCTACGACCTGGCGCGCTACTGCGCCGACCGGCCCTTCATGCTGACGGTCTCGTTCACCAGTCCGCACCATCCCTATGTGATCGACGAAAAATACTGGGGCCTCTATGACCACGACGCGATCGAGGCGCCGGCGACCGCGCCGCTCGATCCCGACGAAATGGACCATCTCAGCCGCAACCTGCACTTTTGCCAGGCGCGGCATCTCTACGACCTGACCGTCGAGGACCGACGGACGGCGCGGCACGCCTACTACGGCATGATCTCTTACATCGACGAGAAGGTCGGCCGGATTGTCCGCACGCTCGAGGAGACCGGCCTAGCCGACGACACGGTCGTCATCTTCACCGCCGACCACGGCGACATGATGGGCGAGCGCGGCATGTGGTTCAAACAGCACTTCTTCGACTGGTCGGGCAAGGTGCCGTTCATCGTCCATGCCCCGAACCGCTGGAAGCCGGGCAGGGTGACGGAAGCGGTTTCCCTGGTCGATCTGCTGCCGACGCTCACCGACCTGGCGAGCGGCGGGAATTTCAACGGCTTCGTCAAGCCGTTGGACGGTGCCTCTCTGCTGTCCGCGCTGGAGGGCGAGAAAGGCGGCATGACCGATACGGTCGTCTCCGAATTCGCCGCCGACGGCTCGACCGGCGTCAGCCGGATGGTGCGTCAGGGGCCGTGGAAGCTGATGTGGCTCGAGGGCGTCGATACGCTGCTCTACAATCTCGACGACGACCCCGAAGAGGTGAACGACCTGTCCGCCGATCCGGCTCATGCCGGCCAGCGCGCGGAACTGGAGGCGATCCTGTTCGAGGACTGGGATCCGAAGGCCTATACCGACATCATCGCCGAAAACCAGCAGCAGC